The DNA region TCCTGTTCCAAAATCAGGGTCCACAAAATCATCTTCTATTACCGGGATTACCCTGCCTGCCAGGGGAAGATAAACTTTCTTTCCCGCATAGCCTTTATATCTTTTATCCCCGGGGTTTACAGCCACTGCAGTATCCCCCAGCATGGTTTCCGGCCTGGTGGTAGATACTACTATAAATTCATCCTGGACAGGATTGCCCTGCTCATCTGCAAGGGGATATTTTATATCCCAGAGATACCCCTTTTTCTCTATATGCTCCACTTCAATGTCTGAAACCGCAGTTGAGCATCGTGGACACCAGTTAACCATATAATTTCCCCGGTATATAAGGTTGTCCTTATATAGAATATTAAATTCCCTGGTAACTGCTTTTACATACTCATCATCAAAAGTAAACCTCTGCCTGGGCCAGTCACAGGAACAACCCAGCCTTTTAAGCTGGTAAATTATTCTATCCCCATATTCCTGTTTCCACTTCCAGACCTCTTCTATAAACTTTTCCCTTCCCAGCTCATGCCTGCTGGTACCTTTTTCTTCCAGATGCCTTTCCACTACATTCTGGGTGGCAATACCTGCATGGTCAACACCTGGGGTCCAGCTGGCATTAAAGCCGGACATGCGCTTATAGCGTATAATTACATCCTGTAAACTATTGTTTAAGGCATGACCAATATGCAGCTTGCCGGTAACATTGGGGGGCGGTATCACCATACAGAAGGGAGTCCGGTCAAAATCTACTTCAGCATGAAAGTAGCCCTCCTTTTCCCAAAAACCGTATATATCCTTTTCAAAAGCGGCAGGGTTGTAGCTTCCCTCTATTTTACTAAACATGCTAAGCCAATTTCTCTTTACTTTTTACAGCCTGCTCTTGCTGCTTGATAACCTTGGGTGCTACTTTCTTTTCTATAACCTTGGCATCTATGATGCATTTTTTAGCATCATTCTCATCAGGGATGCTAAACATTATATCCATCATGGTGTCTTCCATTATAGACCTCAGTCCCCTGGCTCCAGTACCCCTGGCCATGGAAAGCATGGCTATGGCCCGGAGGGCTTTATCCTCTATAATCAATTCCACATTATCCATTTCAAACATCTTCTTATACTGTTTTACCAGAGCATTCTTTGGTTCAGTAAGTATCCTCACCAGGTCTTCCTGATTTAGATTGGAAAGAGTGGCCATAACCGGCAGTCTGCCAACCAGCTCGGGAATCAAACCAAACTTTAAAAGGTCTTCAGGCATAGCCTGGGGAAGCAGCCAGTCAATCTTTTCTTTCTTTCCCGGTATTTCCTCGGATACAAAACCTATACTCTTTTTATTAACTCTGCGCTCAATTATCTTTTCTAAACCGGCAAAAGAGCCGCCGCATACAAACAGGATGTTGCTGGTATTAATCTGTATAAAATCCTGCTGGGGATGTTTCCTTCCGCCATGAGGAGGAACATTGGCCTCTGTGCCTTCCAGTATTTTCAATAAAGCCTGCTGCACCCCTTCGCCGGATACATCCCTGGTAATGGAAGGATTGTCAGATTTTCTGCTAATCTTGTCAATCTCATCTATATATATTATGCCTGTTTCTGCTTTCTTTATATCAAAATCTGCAGCCTGTATAAGTTTGAGCAGAATGTTTTCCACATCTTCACCCACATAACCCGCTTCGGTCAGCGCGGTAGCATCGGCGATACAGAAAGGAACATTGAGAATGCGGGCCAGCGTCTGGGCCAATAAGGTTTTCCCGCATCCGGTAGGGCCCATAAGTACTATATTGCTTTTCTGCAGCTCAACCTCATCTTTTTTAGCGCTATCGCCGTATTTGATCCTTTTGTAATGATTGTACACAGCTACTGAAAGTATCTTTTTAGCAGCATCCTGACCAATAACATAATCATTTAATGTCGAATATATTTCACTGGGCTTGGGCAGGTTTTTAAAATCAAGCTCCTGCTGTTCTCCCAGCTCTTCTTCCAGTATTTCATTGCAAAGCCCTATACATTCATCACAAACATAAACACCAGGACCGGCAATAAGCTTCTTTACCTGATTCTGAGGTTTACCACAAAACGAGCATTTCAGGAAATTACCCCTTTTGTCATTTTTATCCAATATCAAACACTTCCTTCTATAATTTTATTTCTTATATATTACCTGGTCTATTATGCCGTATTTTTTTGCATCTTCAGCAATAAGTATAAAGTCTCTCTCGGTATCCTTTTCCACCTTCTTGATATCCTGCCCGGTATGTTTGGAAATTATATCATTGAGCAGGCTTCTTATCCTTACCATCTCTCTGGTATGTATCTCCACATCCATAGTGGTTCCGGTTACTCCTCCTGAAGGCTGGTGCAGTAGAACCCTGGAATTGGGCAATGAAAATCTCTTACCCTTTTCTCCGGCCAGAAGAAGCACTGCTGCTGCACTGGCCGCCTGGCCAATACATATAGTGGATACCGGCGATTTTATAAACTGCATGGTATCATACATAGCCAATGCAGAAGTAACCATCCCTCCCGGACTGTTTATGTAAAGCTGTATATCCTTTTCAGGATCTTCAGCTTCCAGGTGAAGGAGCTGGGCCATTACCAGATTGGCCACATTATCATCTATGGCTACACCCAGGAAAATAATTCTTTCCTTCAGCAGCCTGGAATAAATATCAAAAGATCTCTCACCACGGTTGGTTTGCTCTACAACCATGGGGACTAGATAACTATTTTTCATATATATCACACTTCCTTATTTTTGATTCGGAGTCCAAAGCTTTTTCTCCTGTTTGCCCTCCTGGCTCTCCGGTGTTATCACTTTTTTTGCGGGCTCTTCTTCCTGGTCTACTACCTTGGCACTGTTAATCAGCTTATCTATAAGGTTCTTTCTCCTTACAGAGCTGGCAAGGTTTTCTTTACCCTCGGGAGTCTGAAGATAGTTTTCGATTTTTTTCTTCTCTTCTTCCTTCTTATAGTTGGAGATAATCTGCTCAGCTTCCTTGTTTATATCCTCTTCTGCGGGTTCAATTTTATCCTTCTCCGTTTTCTCCAGAGCTTTAAACAACAGATATTGTTTAATTTCTATCTCTGCCCTTTGCTTAAACTGCTGTTCCAGTACCGATTCGTCCATACCGGTAGCCTGGAGGTAGTTCTTCTTATTTATATTCTGGGTCTTTAAGCTATTATCAAACTCCTTTTTCATTTGCTCGGTTCTGTTCTGCACCATCGCTGCAGGAGCCTTGATATCAGCTTTCTCTATCAGCTGGTCTATTATCTTGCCCAGTATTTCTTCTCTTCTACCCTGTTCCTTCTGCTGGGAAAGGTCTTCTTTTACATCTTTTTCGAACTCTTCCCTGCTCTCATAATCTCCAACATCCTTTAGAAAATCCTTGTCTATTTCCGGGATTATTTTCTTCTTTATTTCCTTCAGTTTGACCTTAAATTCAGCTTTTTTGCCCGCGAGGTCATCCCTCTTAATGTTCTGGGGTAAGGTAAAATCTATTGTTTTTTCCTCCCCTTTCTTCATCCCCACTATAGCCTTTTCAAATTCAGGGGTAAGGGTTTTGGACCCGATTTCCAGCACAAAGTCCTCAGATTTACCGTCTTCCAGAGCCTTTCCGTCTACTTTTCCTTCAAAATCTATGGTAACAAAGTCACCTTCCTGGGCTTCTTTGTCCTCATCTACCGGCTCCAGTGAAGAATACTTATCTCTTACCCTGTCTATATAATTATCTATTTCTTCCTGGCTGACTTCTGCGGGTTTTGCTCCTACTTCAACCTTGGTGTAATCAGGAGCTTTTATCTCCGGCTCTACAGGCACGGTAAGCTCAACCCCCAATGGTTTCCCCTCGGTAATCTCCTTAAATTTTACCTGGGGATAATCAATAGGGTTAATATCTGCATTATCTATTACCTGCGGATATAGCTCTGAAAGAGCTATACTGGCTGCTTCATTAAATACATACTGTTTTCCGAAGTTGGTATCTATAACCTGATAGGGTACCTTCCCTTTTCTGAAGCCCGGAATATTAGCTTTTTGGGATATCTTTTTGTAAGCTTTCCCTACAGCCTTGTTAAAATACTTGTTTTGTATCTCCAGGTCAAGTTTTACCTTGTCCTTTTCCTTTGTAACATCTAATATTTTGTAATCCAACTAAAAGCGCCTCCTGCCTTTTTCGTCCTATTTACATTAAAAAATACATTATAATAAAAAATAAATAAAATACAAACTGCGGACATTTATGTCAAGGGGCAAATTTAGGTACATATAGCTATCAAAGATGCTTAAGGGCCAAATATCCTGGGGATTTGCTCTATTCTATCATAACCCCATTCCAGGGAAGGTTCCACCGAACTGCCTTCCTGGTGTTCGTTAAAAGTAGCAATGGTTACCTGGGTCAAACCAGGGGATATATTAACCGGATCCAGGAATGCTTTTATTACCTCCAGCTGATAGCCAAACTCGGGGCCAGTGCCTTCCAGGGGAGCAACAGTTATCCTTTCGCTGCTAAGGGACCGGTCATCATATGCCGGGATCCCGGCAGGAATAAAATCAGTACCTGACAGGCTGGCGGCAGTTTTCCACACCATATACAGCATTTTGAGCCGCTCAGCAAATTCAGCGGTATTCTGGGGCCTGCCCGCATAGGCACTGTAGCAGGAAACTGCATCAAAAGTGCTTGCCTGGCCCAGCTTGTAGTTCCAGAAAACCGCATCCCCAACCAGGTACACCTGGTACCCCTTATCAGCCAGGTCCTGCCTGACTGTATCTATAACCTGCTTATAGGGTCCGGTAAAATCCCTGGTAACATAAATCCAGAGCACCGGCCTGCCGGCTATTTTAAAATAATTGTCAGAATCAAAATAGGTGTCTGCAATATGGTTCATATCATCTATAAAGGTGCTGGCAATTTTTTCCTGGTTAAAGTCATAAGGAGGCGATAGAAAACCCACGCTCTCAAACCTGAGCCTTGAATCATACATCAGGCATATTTTGGTTTGCCCCAAATCTGCCTCAAGTATGCCCTGGGTAATGGTATCATCAAACTGGGGAAGGTACTCAACCTTTAGCACATCTATACCAAAATTGTTGAACCATTCAATATGTTTATTGATTGCCTCCTGGTCCAGGCTGTGGTAAAAACCAAGCACCGGCTGGTTGGAATACCCGCGCTCCCATTGCTGGGGGCCATGCCAGGTATAGTAATCGCAATACACCACAGTATCTTTGGAGCCTGCATCCGGATAGACCCGCTGCTGATAGGCCTGATTTAGAAAGGTATATGCCGGGTACAAAAACTTCCCAACTGCATAATACCTGCTCTCCAGCACATACAATCCCAGCAAAACTGCCGCCAGCACGGCGATAACCGCCGCAATCAGGATAATCCTCTTAAGCCAAGTTTTCATAATAAAAAGTTTAGATTTACTCTATTTTACTGTTTATGGTATTAAATTATCCAGTCCTTTAGGTTTGCTGTGTGGTGCGAGAGAGGGGATTTGAACCCCTACAGGTGTTACCCCACTAGATCCTAAGTCTAGCGCGTCTGCCAATTCCGCCACTCTCGCAAAAAAATGGTGAGCCGTACAGGGATCGAACCTGTGACACCCGGATTAAGAGTCCGGTGCTCTACCAGCTGAGCTAACGGCCCACTTGCCAGAGGTACATTATAGGAAACAAATGGTTAAAAAACAATATTTGGCACGCCTGGAGGGATTCGAACCCCCGACCAGCGGATTCGAAGTCCGATGCTCTATCCAGCTGAGCTACAGGCGCTTAATTTAAAAAATATTTGGGGTGAGAAACGGGATTCGAACCCGCGGCCCCAGGAACCACAATCCTGTGCTCTACCAGCTGAGCTATTCTCACCATAAGCTTATATTATATTATTTTGTCAAATATTAAAACCATTTTAGTGGCGCGCTTGGAGGGATTCGAACCCCCGACCTACGGATTAGAAGTCCGTTGCTCTATCCAGCTGAGCTACAAGCGCAACAAGGCAAACACCCCTCGATTTGGTCCAAGCCAGACATTACTTTAATTAATATTAAAAAATAAGTCAAGAAACCCAGCATTGTAGGATTTAAGGGGAATTTACAGCCAGAAAACGTCCGGCCAGAACCCTGGCTTCCATTACTTTAAACCCTACAGTTTTGAAGCCTATAAGGCGGGTTTGCCCCCTGGTGTCCATCTCTACTATTTCCGGTAGGTTGCTCTTTTTATAGCTGCATAATACCTTGATGTTTATATTTCCTTTCAGTGGCTTTTTGTATCTATCCAGAACACTCGGCAACAGCATTTCTCCATTATTGCCCTGAATAGTCTTTACCTCCAGGCTCATATTGTCCTGTACCCAGTCAGGAGCAACAAATCTCAACAGGCAATCACGGTAAGCCATAACCGCCTGCCTGCCTATTGGTATTTGCAGCTTTCCGGTAACCTGGTAAAAATCCACAACACAGACGCTCATCTGGTTCATCCCACTTATATCTGCCTCAATTATTCCACCGGCAGCTGTGGCATCCCTTATTATTACCCATTTTCCTTCTTCACTACTCCAGTAGGTTAGCAGGGGATTTACAGCATCCTGGCTGTATTTCAGGCTTAGATGGAAATCCCCGGAAATCTGGTTAAAGGACAGGCGGTATATTTCGCTGGCATAATTAAGGTTACCGGCTAATTCAAATTTACTTTTATCCTTAACAGTTTCACATTCTATTCCTGCTTCCCGGTCCCGGCATTTCTGGTCAAAGGCTACCTTTATCTTGCCCTGTTTCAGAGCAACCTCCTGTTTTCCGTAAAGGTTGCCTTTCCGGTTGTATTCAGTTGTTCTAATTTCGTCTGCTGGTTTGCCCTCCTTGTTTTCCTCAACTCCTTTTTCAACCTTATCTACCGGAGGCGGTGCGGAAGATGGGGAAGAGGCGCTTTTAGCTGCTGCCCGGATAGTTACTGTATCTGATCTTACAGCCTCCCCATATTCAAAACCGTCATGGAGCTCAACTGATACCTCCCAGTTCTGCCCTTCCCGGGTTTGAGAACTCTCTATTTCCCGCAAGCCGTTTAAGCTCTCTACCAGGCTGCCGTCTCTGTACCACTTTATGCGGGTATCGCCCTGGCTGTCCCCGTCAGCATCACTATACTGGTAAGACAGGCTCAAATTATCTCCGGTTTGGGGGGAAGCTGGTTCGATATTTAGAGATAGAAGAGAGGGACCTGTATTTATTATATCTACATTGGCTGTAGTTACTGTTTCTCCAGTATCGGTACCGTCTGAAGGAGTAATGGTTGCATACCAGCTCTGTCCCTTCCGGGTTTGTTCACCAGGTACCTGTATAAGGTCATTGAGATCTTCAACCCAAGTGCCGTCCCTGTACCACCTGATGCTGGTTCCACTCTCTTCATTTCCGCCGGGGTGGTGAAAGTCATAGCTAACTTTGAGCGGGTCCTGGGTTCCGGGGCTCCCGGGGCAGACAGCTGCATTGTCTACATAGGGTGGTGTATTAACAATAGTTACAGTTCCTGATTCATACAGGCTGCCCCAATCCTGGCCATCGCCCGGTTTTACGGTAACTTTCCATTGCTGGTCTTTATCTGTGGCTTCCGCGGGTATCTGCATCAAGTCATTATAGTCTGAAACCAGGGTGCCGTCCCTGTACCACCTTATTTCCGTGCCGGACTCGGTATCCCCGGCATCAAAATCATAGAAACTGTAGTTTACGGTTAAGTCCTCCGAGGTTTCAGGGGAATCCGGGGTTATAACAATATCTCCTATTATGTTGGGAGGGGAATTTAATATGGTAACAGTATTAGAGGTGTATATCTCTCCCAGGGCCTGGCCGTCTCTGGGCTGAGCCGTAGCATACCATTGTTCACCTTTGGAGGTATTCTCCAATTGAAGAACTTTAGCCATCTCGTTTTGGTTTTCATAAATGGATTCAACAACAGGGTCTTCCGAGCCTACTTTATACCATTTTATGATGGAACCATCTTCTGCATCATTGTCTAGATCAAAGTAACCATAGTTAACACTAAGGTTGTCAGTAGTTACTGGATGGGTTTTTGAAATTTCAGGTCCTGATACTATACTTGGCAAATTATTAACTTCAGCATACACCGGCCGGCCGCCGGGCAACAATAAAAAAACTAACCCTATCCCCAAAAATACCCGTAACCAATACCTAATTCTTGGCATATCAACCCCTCTTTGCCTGGTTATAAAGTAAATACTTATTATTTACTAAGTATTTATTGATATTATACCGGCTGATTATTTTAATACAACCCAAAACCTAAGTATTAACGGTTTGAAAATTGTCGAAAGGGGATATAGAATAGTAATATTATAAAATTATAGAAATAAATATGGGATTTACTGAAGCAATAACCGCCTTGATTGGCATCACAACCGGAAGTTTCTTTTTAATAGTAGTTATTTTCTTTATCTTTGCAGCTTCCATTATAAGCCTGGGATTATTTGTATTATGGATAATTACCTTAGTGGACTGCGTTAAAAGGGATGATGAAGATTTTGCTGTTGGGGGATCCAATGCTAAATTGATATGGATACTATTATTGGTACTTATAAACAATATCGTACCAATAATATATTACTTCCTCATAATGCATAAAAAGCCGGCAAAAAATCCAAAGAAATCTTCAACCAAAACCAAGGGTTAAAAACAGGAATTAACTGGATAATCGTCAAGTAAAAAACCTTGCCATAGTTATCCGGTATGTGCCAATCTGTAAATAAAAAGTTTTTCCAAAAAAAATGGAGCGGGAAACGGGATTCGAACCCGCGACCCTCAGCTTGGAAGGCTGACGCTCTAGCCACTGAGCTATTCCCGCTTCAATGGTCGGGATGAGAGGATTTGAACCTCCGACCCCCTGCTCCCAAAGCAGGTGCGCTAAGCCAAACTGCGCCACATCCCGATACACAGCAAGGAATCATGATAACATAAATTTAAAAATTTTCAATAAAGCGATAAAAAGAAGCCAGGGCCCTGCCCCTGTGGCTTATCCTGTTCTTCTGGTCGGCAGCCAACTCGGCCATGGTCTTATGGTAACCTTCAGGAATGAACAGGCAGTCATAACCAAATCCTCCTTCACCCTTCTCGGTCAGCCCTATTTTGCCCCGGCAAATACCCCTGGTATCAAAAATCAGGCCCTTATTTGGATCCCAGAGCACCAGGCTGCAGACGAATTGTGCTCCCCGGTCCTCTTTACTTACCCCTTCCAGGCACTCAAGGAGTTTCCTGCGGTTCTCTTCATCGGTAGCCTTAATGCCGGCAAACCGGCTGCTGTATATCCCCGGCCTGCCACCCAGGGCATCCACTTCCAGCCCCGAGTCATCAGCTACCACCATCATCCTGGTATAGTCGGCAATAGCTTTGGCCTTGAGCCCGGCATTTTCAAAGAAAGTATCCCCGTCCTCTTCCACCGTGGGAAAACCCCCTGCATCCTTATAGGTAACCCACTCAATCTTTTTATTGGCCTGTTTGCTGTAGTCCTTAATTTCACTTATCTTGCCGTCATTCCGGGAGGCAATGACAATTTTAAGCATTCTTTATTCCCTCACTTAAAACCTTTTTCTGCATATCAATTAAATCAGAAATGGCGCTCATGGCCCTATCCAGCATAAGATCAAAGGCCTGGCGGCTGAAAGGCTTGCCTTCCGCTGTTGACTGTACCTCTATAAGCCTTTCTTTAGAATCCATAACCACATTCATATCCACTTCCGCAGTAGAATCTTCTTCAAAACAAAGATCCAGTAAAGTTTCCCCTTCCACAATCCCCACACTGATAGCAGCCACAAAATTTTCAATAGGCATCTCCGGCAGCACTCCGCTTTCCACCAGGTCATGAAGACAGTCAAACAGGGCGATGAAACTGCCGGTAATAGATGCAGTCCTGGTTCCCCCGTCAGCCTCTATTACATCACAATCCACCCAAACCGTACGCTCGCCCATCTTGTTTAAATCTACTGCCGCCCTTAAAGATCTCCCAATCAGCCTCTGTATCTCATAAGTCCTTCCGCTTATCCGGCCCATGGTCTGGGGCCTTATAATTCTCTGGGGGGCACAGGCAGGTATCATATCATATTCAGCAGTTACCCATCCGCTTCCCTTACCCCTCAAAAAGGGAGGAACCTTGTTTTCAGCAGTAGCCGTACAGACCACCCTGGTTTTACCCATCTCTATAAACACGGAACCGGGACTGTGGGATATATAATGCCTGCTAACCTTTATATCCCTGACCTGGTCAGCTTTCCTGCCGTCAATTCTTGTTACCATTACTAATCAACCCTTCCCAGTTAAAGTTCTAAATTAATGCTTATTACGTCTTTTATATCTTCGCCCAGAAACACCCTGCCCACCTCAAAAAAATGGCTCCCGTAGCCGGTTTCATAAAACAGCCGGGTGGGCTTCCTGTCTCCGGGGGCAGCCATATCATATTGTTTTAAAACCTTGCTTACATCCGCTGCGGTTTCCACTGCCGAACTTATAACCTTAACCTTTTTCCCGGCGCATCCGGCAATGGGATCCTCTATAAGGGGGAAATGGGTACACCCCATTATAAGGACATCGATATCTTCTAAAAGCAACGGCTCTATATACCCGCATATGGCCCGGTCAAGCTGCTGGCCGGACAGTATGCCTTCCTCCACATATTCTACCAGCCGGGGGGCAGCCGCCGAATATACCTCTATGCCCTTATCTATTTTATGGATGGCCTGCCGGTAAGCACCGCTTTCAACCGTACCCCTGGTTGCAATTACACCTACCTTGCGGTTTGAAGTGGTATTAACCGCAGTCCTGGCTCCTGGCTCAATAACTCCAATTATAGGTATGCCGTACCGGTTGTTTAACTGGTCCAGGGCTGCCGCAGTGGAGGTATTACAGGCAATAACTATAAGCTTTACATCTTTTTCGGAAAGAAATTTGGTGATTTTAAACACAAACCTTCTTACCTCGTCCAGGTCCCTGGGACCATAAGGCACCCTGGCCGTATCCCCAAAATAAATTATGTCCTCATCCGGAACCACCTTCAGTATCTCACGCAGCACAGTAAGTCCCCCCACCCCTGAATCAAACACACCTATGGGCCTGCTGTCCACAAATTACTCCTTTTAAAATAATTTCCAACTGGTAATTTAAGTATTATATAATTTATAGCTATAAAATAAAAAAGCCGGTTAACTTTTCCTGCAGAGATAATAAATCCAGGCACCCCGGTTAAGCTCCTGGGGACTGGAGGTACAGCTGCCGCTTCGCGCAAAGGTATCAATACCGGAAAAGCCGGCTGCTTTCAGCTGCCGTATCTGCTCATCCCGGCCAACATAATATACACTTGCCCTGCCGTTTAAGGAATTATCATAGAGCGAACCCCGTTCGTTCTGTCTTAACTGCCTTATAAAACTTTCCATAATCAGGCTACGGTTCAGATAACTAAGCCTCAAATTTTTGTAAATTTGCCTGCTGTAATGGACCATCCTGCCGCCCATAGTGGTTTGCCCATCCATGTCTCTTATCTTTAGCCTGAACAAATCAGTCAGCCGGCGCCAGTATAGGTTATGGCTGGAAAAAGCAAACCGGCCTGTTTTAGACAGCACCCGGTTTATCTCCTCCAGAGCTACCATACGATCGGAGTGGCTGAAACTGTCCAGGCCATTATAGCTGAACAGGACAAAATCAAAACTCCCGTCAGCAAATATCTTCATATCCCTTACATCACACTCATAAAAATCATATTGGGGATATTTGGCCCTGCATATTTCAACCATATTGGGAGCATAATCAGCCCCAATATATTGCCCCGCCCGGGGCCCAAAATATTTGGTGGTCCTTCCTCCCCCTACACCCATATCCAGCATGCGGGCACCGGCAAGCGACCCCTCTACCTCTTTCAGAAGGGCCAGCTCCGGAGCTTCAATATAATCCCTGGACCCGTAATCCCTGGCGATATCTATGGAATTGTATATTACTTTATGCTCTAACATTTTTAATCTGGTAAATAAAATTTTTGTAATTATAAATAAAAAAGAAGAAAAACTTAAGAGGCTTTTTTTTAGTAGCACAAAAAAGAGGCATAGGATAAACCCTTGCGGACGGTCCCGGCCCCTTTTCCTCTATAAATTCAGCCTAAAGGTTTTTATCTCAAAAGGCTTGATATTAAATACCAGCAGGTTGCCTTTGAGCGTAAATTTAGAGCCTTTGACCGGCTTCTCCAACAGATCAGTTTCCTGCACCTTGCCGGGGCTAAAACCCAGCCTTATCCTACCTTTGCCCTGCTTACCCCTGCATTCATACAGCCTGATTATAAAGCCGTCGCTGTCTTCTGCCTGCTTGAAAGCAGTAACCATCAGGTTATCATCCTCGGCCTGGACCAAACCGGTTTCCTCCGGGAGCCGGCCTCCCCCTTTTAGGCCGGGATATGCAGTCAACCCAAAATTAAGCTCATAGGCCCTCCTTACCGTATGGCCCTGATTGAAATTGCCCTTATGGGGATAAATGGAATAAACAAAATCATGGATTCCCCGGTCAGGATCAGGGTCGGGCT from Actinomycetes bacterium includes:
- the clpX gene encoding ATP-dependent Clp protease ATP-binding subunit ClpX; translation: MLDKNDKRGNFLKCSFCGKPQNQVKKLIAGPGVYVCDECIGLCNEILEEELGEQQELDFKNLPKPSEIYSTLNDYVIGQDAAKKILSVAVYNHYKRIKYGDSAKKDEVELQKSNIVLMGPTGCGKTLLAQTLARILNVPFCIADATALTEAGYVGEDVENILLKLIQAADFDIKKAETGIIYIDEIDKISRKSDNPSITRDVSGEGVQQALLKILEGTEANVPPHGGRKHPQQDFIQINTSNILFVCGGSFAGLEKIIERRVNKKSIGFVSEEIPGKKEKIDWLLPQAMPEDLLKFGLIPELVGRLPVMATLSNLNQEDLVRILTEPKNALVKQYKKMFEMDNVELIIEDKALRAIAMLSMARGTGARGLRSIMEDTMMDIMFSIPDENDAKKCIIDAKVIEKKVAPKVIKQQEQAVKSKEKLA
- a CDS encoding ATP-dependent Clp protease proteolytic subunit → MKNSYLVPMVVEQTNRGERSFDIYSRLLKERIIFLGVAIDDNVANLVMAQLLHLEAEDPEKDIQLYINSPGGMVTSALAMYDTMQFIKSPVSTICIGQAASAAAVLLLAGEKGKRFSLPNSRVLLHQPSGGVTGTTMDVEIHTREMVRIRSLLNDIISKHTGQDIKKVEKDTERDFILIAEDAKKYGIIDQVIYKK
- the tig gene encoding trigger factor encodes the protein MDYKILDVTKEKDKVKLDLEIQNKYFNKAVGKAYKKISQKANIPGFRKGKVPYQVIDTNFGKQYVFNEAASIALSELYPQVIDNADINPIDYPQVKFKEITEGKPLGVELTVPVEPEIKAPDYTKVEVGAKPAEVSQEEIDNYIDRVRDKYSSLEPVDEDKEAQEGDFVTIDFEGKVDGKALEDGKSEDFVLEIGSKTLTPEFEKAIVGMKKGEEKTIDFTLPQNIKRDDLAGKKAEFKVKLKEIKKKIIPEIDKDFLKDVGDYESREEFEKDVKEDLSQQKEQGRREEILGKIIDQLIEKADIKAPAAMVQNRTEQMKKEFDNSLKTQNINKKNYLQATGMDESVLEQQFKQRAEIEIKQYLLFKALEKTEKDKIEPAEEDINKEAEQIISNYKKEEEKKKIENYLQTPEGKENLASSVRRKNLIDKLINSAKVVDQEEEPAKKVITPESQEGKQEKKLWTPNQK
- a CDS encoding glycoside hydrolase family 99-like domain-containing protein; the protein is MKTWLKRIILIAAVIAVLAAVLLGLYVLESRYYAVGKFLYPAYTFLNQAYQQRVYPDAGSKDTVVYCDYYTWHGPQQWERGYSNQPVLGFYHSLDQEAINKHIEWFNNFGIDVLKVEYLPQFDDTITQGILEADLGQTKICLMYDSRLRFESVGFLSPPYDFNQEKIASTFIDDMNHIADTYFDSDNYFKIAGRPVLWIYVTRDFTGPYKQVIDTVRQDLADKGYQVYLVGDAVFWNYKLGQASTFDAVSCYSAYAGRPQNTAEFAERLKMLYMVWKTAASLSGTDFIPAGIPAYDDRSLSSERITVAPLEGTGPEFGYQLEVIKAFLDPVNISPGLTQVTIATFNEHQEGSSVEPSLEWGYDRIEQIPRIFGP
- a CDS encoding PLDc N-terminal domain-containing protein, producing the protein MGFTEAITALIGITTGSFFLIVVIFFIFAASIISLGLFVLWIITLVDCVKRDDEDFAVGGSNAKLIWILLLVLINNIVPIIYYFLIMHKKPAKNPKKSSTKTKG
- the rdgB gene encoding RdgB/HAM1 family non-canonical purine NTP pyrophosphatase, which translates into the protein MLKIVIASRNDGKISEIKDYSKQANKKIEWVTYKDAGGFPTVEEDGDTFFENAGLKAKAIADYTRMMVVADDSGLEVDALGGRPGIYSSRFAGIKATDEENRRKLLECLEGVSKEDRGAQFVCSLVLWDPNKGLIFDTRGICRGKIGLTEKGEGGFGYDCLFIPEGYHKTMAELAADQKNRISHRGRALASFYRFIENF
- the rph gene encoding ribonuclease PH, with the translated sequence MVTRIDGRKADQVRDIKVSRHYISHSPGSVFIEMGKTRVVCTATAENKVPPFLRGKGSGWVTAEYDMIPACAPQRIIRPQTMGRISGRTYEIQRLIGRSLRAAVDLNKMGERTVWVDCDVIEADGGTRTASITGSFIALFDCLHDLVESGVLPEMPIENFVAAISVGIVEGETLLDLCFEEDSTAEVDMNVVMDSKERLIEVQSTAEGKPFSRQAFDLMLDRAMSAISDLIDMQKKVLSEGIKNA
- the murI gene encoding glutamate racemase codes for the protein MDSRPIGVFDSGVGGLTVLREILKVVPDEDIIYFGDTARVPYGPRDLDEVRRFVFKITKFLSEKDVKLIVIACNTSTAAALDQLNNRYGIPIIGVIEPGARTAVNTTSNRKVGVIATRGTVESGAYRQAIHKIDKGIEVYSAAAPRLVEYVEEGILSGQQLDRAICGYIEPLLLEDIDVLIMGCTHFPLIEDPIAGCAGKKVKVISSAVETAADVSKVLKQYDMAAPGDRKPTRLFYETGYGSHFFEVGRVFLGEDIKDVISINLEL
- a CDS encoding class I SAM-dependent methyltransferase, producing MLEHKVIYNSIDIARDYGSRDYIEAPELALLKEVEGSLAGARMLDMGVGGGRTTKYFGPRAGQYIGADYAPNMVEICRAKYPQYDFYECDVRDMKIFADGSFDFVLFSYNGLDSFSHSDRMVALEEINRVLSKTGRFAFSSHNLYWRRLTDLFRLKIRDMDGQTTMGGRMVHYSRQIYKNLRLSYLNRSLIMESFIRQLRQNERGSLYDNSLNGRASVYYVGRDEQIRQLKAAGFSGIDTFARSGSCTSSPQELNRGAWIYYLCRKS